A window from Symphalangus syndactylus isolate Jambi chromosome 22, NHGRI_mSymSyn1-v2.1_pri, whole genome shotgun sequence encodes these proteins:
- the LOC134735545 gene encoding uncharacterized protein, which translates to MVMKIMVMKMMVMVMMVMMVMGMVIMVMMTMMVMMDGGGDGEENGDDGYCDDGGGSDGNEGDYEGDDSDGGGGGNDSDGDGNGDGGEYGEEGDDDGGDDDDEGGVMGMVMVMVMIVMQMVVVMVMMVMTMMVMIVVVMVMMMMVMVMTMMVVVMVMMMVMMVMVMTMMVVVMVMMVMVMTMIVVVMVMMMVMVMVMMVMVMTMMVVVMMMVMVMTMMVVVMVMMVMVMVMTMMVVVMVMMMVMMVMVMTMMVVVVI; encoded by the exons atGGTGATGAAGATAATGgtgatgaagatgatggtgatggtgatgatg gtgatgatggtgatggggatggtgattatggtgatgatgactatgatggtgatgatggatggtggtggggatggtgaagagaatggtgatgatggttattgtgatgatggaggtggtagTGATGGTAATGAAGGTGATTATGaaggtgatgatagtgatggtggtggtggtggtaatgacaGTGATGGGGATGGTAATGGGGATGGTGGTGAGTATGGTGAGGAgggtgatgatgacggtggtgatgatgatgatgagggtggggtgatggggatggtgatggtgatggtgatgatagtgatgcagatggtggtggtgatggtgatgatggtgatgactatgatggtgatgattgtggtggtgatggtgatgatgatgatggtgatggtgatgacgatgatggtggtggtgatggtgatgatgatggtgatgatggtgatggtgatgacgatgatggtggtggtgatggtgatgatggtgatggtgatgacgatgattgtggtggtgatggtgatgatgatggtgatggtgatggtgatgatggtgatggtgatgacgatgatggtggtggtgatgatgatggtgatggtgatgacgatgatggtggtggtgatggtgatgatggtgatggtgatggtgatgacgatgatggtggtggtgatggtgatgatgatggtgatgatggtgatggtgatgacgatgatggtggtggtggtgatatga